The following coding sequences lie in one Rutidosis leptorrhynchoides isolate AG116_Rl617_1_P2 chromosome 4, CSIRO_AGI_Rlap_v1, whole genome shotgun sequence genomic window:
- the LOC139845225 gene encoding uncharacterized protein, with product MEDLISQFTILSDQSLYDKNFDPSTIEQLMRLFEIEAYNSWAAMELQFDNEVTEAENSMKEAEDYLDSAMEDAMEEFRKFEEEMERESSKELNGLLSISESARRLGKSMEKAASYASHKYVEAALNSATASMRSAMKTVASKGKKVHPS from the coding sequence ATGGAAGATTTAATCTCTCAATTCACAATTCTCTCCGATCAATCTCTCTATGACAAAAACTTCGATCCATCAACGATCGAACAACTAATGCGTCTCTTCGAGATCGAAGCCTACAACTCATGGGCAGCAATGGAGCTCCAATTCGACAACGAAGTCACAGAAGCTGAGAATTCAATGAAAGAAGCCGAGGATTACCTCGATTCGGCTATGGAAGACGCGATGGAAGAATTCAGAAAATTCGAAGAGGAAATGGAACGCGAATCGAGTAAAGAGTTAAACGGATTGTTGTCGATCTCAGAAAGTGCGAGAAGGTTAGGTAAATCGATGGAGAAAGCTGCGAGTTATGCGTCGCATAAGTACGTTGAAGCTGCGTTGAATTCAGCTACTGCTTCGATGAGATCGGCTATGAAAACGGTTGCTTCCAAGGGAAAGAAAGTTCATCCGTCTTAA